One part of the Streptomyces ferrugineus genome encodes these proteins:
- a CDS encoding MarR family winged helix-turn-helix transcriptional regulator, with protein sequence MGDTPDVGEPTLEEQIAAYQREFQDLDPQVEQIVSALSRLNRRMNVAYGRQTSALGISNAEWEVLKALVLSGAPYRMGPSDLAKRLGLTPAAMTHRIDRMVAEGLVTRERDESNRVRVIVELTGEGREKWLEAMRLASVFEEDLLQDLSAQERTNLGDVLTRLLRRVEHAQPDAGGRLSDLD encoded by the coding sequence ATGGGCGACACCCCCGACGTCGGCGAACCGACACTCGAAGAACAGATCGCCGCCTACCAGCGCGAGTTCCAGGACCTCGACCCCCAGGTCGAGCAGATCGTCTCGGCGCTGTCCCGCCTGAACCGCCGTATGAACGTCGCCTACGGCCGCCAGACCTCCGCCCTCGGCATCAGCAACGCCGAATGGGAGGTCCTCAAGGCCCTCGTCCTCTCCGGCGCCCCCTACCGAATGGGCCCCAGCGACCTCGCCAAGCGCCTCGGCCTCACCCCGGCCGCCATGACCCACCGCATCGACCGCATGGTCGCCGAGGGCCTGGTCACCCGGGAGCGCGACGAGTCCAACCGCGTCCGGGTCATCGTGGAGCTGACCGGCGAGGGCCGCGAGAAGTGGCTGGAGGCCATGCGGCTCGCTTCGGTCTTCGAGGAGGACCTCCTCCAGGACCTCTCGGCACAGGAGCGCACCAACCTCGGCGACGTCCTCACCCGCCTGCTCCGCAGGGTGGAGCACGCCCAGCCGGACGCCGGCGGCCGCCTCAGCGACCTGGACTGA
- a CDS encoding response regulator has translation MTTVLIADDQPLQRFGFRMLLESQDDLSVLGEAANGSEAVHMTAELRPDVVLMDVRMPGLDGIEATRRITAAGDRTRVLILTTFDLDEYAYAGLRAGASGFLVKDAQPEELLSGVRAVATGDAVVAPSLTRRLLDAYVHHLPPSSSTDDQQSTAPDARLSPLTDREREILTVVGRGWTNTEIAARLHLAESTVKTHVGRILAKTGSRDRIQAVILAYDTGLVTPS, from the coding sequence GTGACCACCGTCCTCATCGCCGACGACCAACCCCTGCAGCGCTTCGGCTTCCGGATGCTGCTGGAGAGCCAGGACGACCTGTCCGTACTGGGCGAGGCGGCCAACGGCAGCGAGGCGGTCCACATGACCGCGGAACTGCGCCCCGACGTGGTCCTGATGGACGTCCGCATGCCCGGCCTCGACGGCATCGAGGCCACCCGCCGCATCACCGCCGCCGGCGACCGCACCCGGGTCCTGATCCTCACCACCTTCGACCTGGACGAGTACGCCTACGCCGGCCTGCGCGCAGGCGCCTCCGGCTTCCTGGTCAAGGACGCACAACCGGAGGAACTCCTCTCCGGCGTCCGAGCGGTCGCCACCGGCGACGCGGTGGTCGCCCCCAGCCTGACCCGCCGCCTCCTCGACGCGTACGTCCACCACCTACCGCCCAGCAGTTCCACAGACGACCAGCAGTCCACGGCCCCGGACGCACGTCTGTCCCCCCTCACCGACCGCGAACGCGAGATCCTCACGGTGGTAGGCAGGGGCTGGACGAACACAGAGATAGCCGCCCGCCTCCACCTCGCCGAGTCCACGGTGAAGACCCACGTCGGCCGCATCCTCGCCAAGACGGGCTCACGGGACCGAATTCAGGCGGTGATCCTGGCTTACGACACAGGACTCGTAACCCCGTCCTGA
- a CDS encoding sensor histidine kinase codes for MTEERARQERATEPLTQHIQRISRRIRAFDHRHPLVWDLHLTGFWMTAALIDYHGGGWLNVTRDRDNPDWLVLALSLGLSLPLLGRRAHPRAVLLALAPLALVNAWTGIALQATMLQLLVVFHIALRRPARNLWWATALITTPVAVMAARHPQGSPDQDIAPVLMSIAVAAAIGITVRTRRDHTEALEDRARRLEIERDQQAQLAAAAERARIAREMHDIIGHNLSVITGLADGGKYAAAKSPERAAQALHAIATTSRQALGELRRLLDVLREDEQTRAPHPELTPQPTLTDLTQLIDGVRAAGLPVHTTTHGSPTLSPGRQLTVYRVIQESLTNTLKHSGPGTRAHIELSYEEKGAVTATVTDTGTGAPDRTARRGGGRGLPGMQERTALYGGTLEAGPRPHPEQGWRVHLHLPEESPQ; via the coding sequence GTGACGGAAGAGCGAGCGAGGCAGGAGCGGGCGACGGAACCCCTCACCCAGCACATCCAGCGCATCAGCCGGCGCATACGCGCCTTCGACCACCGCCACCCCCTCGTATGGGACCTGCACCTCACCGGCTTCTGGATGACGGCGGCCCTGATCGACTACCACGGCGGCGGCTGGCTCAACGTGACCCGGGACCGCGACAACCCGGATTGGCTGGTCCTGGCCCTCAGCCTGGGTCTCTCCCTCCCCCTCCTGGGCCGACGCGCCCACCCCCGCGCCGTACTCCTCGCGCTGGCCCCCCTCGCCCTGGTCAACGCCTGGACCGGCATCGCGCTCCAAGCAACCATGCTCCAGCTCCTGGTCGTCTTCCACATCGCCCTGCGCCGCCCCGCACGCAACCTGTGGTGGGCGACGGCCCTGATCACCACCCCCGTCGCGGTGATGGCGGCCCGCCACCCACAGGGCAGCCCCGACCAGGACATCGCCCCCGTGCTGATGTCGATCGCCGTGGCGGCGGCCATCGGCATCACCGTCCGCACCCGCCGCGACCACACCGAGGCCCTCGAGGACCGCGCCCGCCGTCTGGAGATCGAACGCGACCAGCAGGCCCAGCTCGCCGCCGCCGCCGAACGCGCCCGCATCGCCCGCGAGATGCACGACATCATCGGCCACAACCTCTCCGTCATCACCGGCCTGGCCGACGGCGGCAAGTACGCGGCCGCCAAGTCCCCCGAACGCGCCGCCCAGGCCCTCCACGCCATCGCCACCACCAGCCGCCAGGCCCTGGGCGAACTTCGCCGCCTGCTCGACGTCCTGCGCGAGGACGAACAAACCCGGGCCCCCCACCCGGAACTGACCCCCCAACCCACCCTCACCGACCTGACCCAACTCATCGACGGCGTACGCGCCGCGGGCCTCCCCGTCCACACCACCACCCACGGCAGCCCGACCCTCTCCCCGGGCCGCCAACTCACCGTCTACCGCGTCATCCAGGAGTCCCTCACCAACACCCTCAAACACAGCGGCCCCGGCACACGAGCCCACATAGAGCTGTCGTACGAGGAGAAAGGCGCCGTCACCGCGACCGTGACCGACACCGGCACCGGCGCCCCCGACCGCACAGCTCGTCGCGGCGGCGGTCGCGGCCTGCCCGGAATGCAGGAGCGAACCGCCCTGTACGGCGGCACACTTGAGGCCGGCCCTCGCCCGCACCCCGAGCAGGGCTGGCGCGTCCACCTTCACCTCCCGGAGGAATCCCCGCAGTGA
- a CDS encoding GNAT family N-acetyltransferase, with translation MCTMSPGAYVIRSIRADEWPAAKELRLAALRDPVAPLAFLETYEEALARPDSFWQERAAGACEGADGAQQIVAEGPDGGWVGTLTVLLEEPGATDWAGFPVERKQGHVVGVFVRPEERGSGLTDVLFDAGLEWAWARGAERVRLIVHEENGRAQRFYRRAGFVPSGLVVPLTGKPEEKELEFVLERP, from the coding sequence ATGTGCACCATGAGCCCTGGGGCCTACGTCATCCGGTCGATACGTGCCGACGAGTGGCCCGCCGCGAAGGAACTGCGGCTTGCCGCGCTGCGGGATCCCGTCGCGCCGCTCGCCTTTCTGGAGACGTACGAGGAGGCTCTCGCGCGGCCGGACTCCTTCTGGCAGGAGCGGGCCGCAGGGGCCTGTGAGGGGGCCGACGGGGCGCAGCAGATCGTGGCCGAGGGGCCGGACGGGGGCTGGGTCGGGACGTTGACGGTGCTGCTCGAGGAGCCGGGGGCGACCGACTGGGCCGGGTTTCCGGTGGAGCGCAAGCAGGGGCATGTCGTCGGTGTGTTCGTGCGGCCCGAGGAACGGGGCAGTGGGCTGACCGACGTGCTGTTCGACGCCGGTCTTGAGTGGGCCTGGGCGCGGGGTGCCGAGCGGGTGCGGCTGATCGTGCACGAGGAGAACGGGCGGGCCCAGCGGTTCTACCGGCGGGCGGGGTTCGTGCCGAGTGGGCTGGTCGTGCCGTTGACCGGGAAGCCGGAGGAGAAGGAGCTGGAGTTCGTTCTCGAGCGGCCCTGA
- a CDS encoding type IV secretory system conjugative DNA transfer family protein, with the protein MRPDHGRDHREHGRGGRDGQGGVPDGLLIGILAFLLGMTLLVWTATGLAAWFAHGTWPTGVTFTRTPLAMRSLIAEPHDIPGAWPDTPTGQLSGYGLFWGLFIGQLMVLVVLTVFVMGTVARWRAVRAARRTGATAVEKTAEETAEKAVGKSIEKTVEKAPPPAAPAPPQREVPAPRTEAEPAPAPVPVSAPAAAPPTPLFAEPVVGREKILVAPKETRHQTAAQAVHDAEGPALVVTSNPSLWEDTKDARGKLGPVLLYDPTHLCDTPARLHWSPTTACEDKQTAVARATALLAPVRPTSRLDQAVSDTAETLLRSYLHAAAIDGRTIRHVHRWSQGAQIQDAVRILRTNPKAAAGSAGELEAALTAHPERRDMAQELTTRALSALSTVNIRESCTPNRTDALTLDSFVHEGGTLYVVGESIEDPRANPGAMPLLTALAASVVERGRRMAERSSSGRLDPPMTLVLDDVAAVAPLPQLPELLATGADRGMPSLALLRSREQARSRWPHDELPV; encoded by the coding sequence GTGAGACCGGACCACGGCCGGGACCACCGGGAGCATGGCCGAGGCGGCAGGGACGGCCAGGGAGGCGTCCCCGACGGCCTGCTGATCGGCATACTCGCCTTCCTCCTCGGCATGACCCTGCTGGTCTGGACGGCGACGGGCCTGGCGGCGTGGTTCGCCCACGGCACCTGGCCGACCGGAGTCACCTTCACCCGCACACCCCTGGCGATGCGCTCCCTGATCGCCGAGCCCCACGACATCCCGGGCGCCTGGCCGGACACCCCGACCGGGCAGCTGTCGGGCTACGGCCTGTTCTGGGGCCTGTTCATCGGCCAGTTGATGGTGCTGGTCGTGCTGACGGTGTTCGTGATGGGCACGGTGGCACGCTGGCGAGCGGTCCGGGCGGCGCGGCGCACGGGAGCGACGGCCGTCGAGAAGACCGCTGAGGAGACCGCCGAGAAGGCCGTCGGGAAGTCCATCGAGAAGACCGTTGAGAAGGCTCCCCCGCCCGCAGCCCCGGCGCCGCCCCAGCGCGAGGTACCGGCACCGCGGACGGAGGCGGAGCCGGCGCCTGCGCCTGTGCCTGTGTCTGCGCCTGCCGCAGCGCCCCCGACCCCACTCTTCGCCGAACCGGTGGTCGGCCGGGAGAAGATCCTCGTGGCCCCGAAGGAAACCCGCCACCAGACCGCGGCCCAGGCCGTGCACGACGCCGAGGGCCCCGCCCTCGTGGTCACCTCCAACCCCTCCCTCTGGGAGGACACCAAGGACGCCCGCGGAAAACTGGGCCCGGTCCTCCTCTACGACCCCACCCACCTCTGCGACACCCCGGCCCGCCTGCACTGGTCCCCCACGACGGCCTGCGAGGACAAGCAGACAGCGGTCGCGAGAGCCACCGCGCTCCTCGCCCCGGTCCGCCCCACCTCCCGCCTGGACCAAGCGGTCAGCGACACCGCCGAAACGCTCCTCCGCAGCTATCTGCACGCCGCGGCCATCGACGGCCGCACCATCCGCCACGTCCACCGCTGGTCCCAGGGCGCCCAGATCCAGGACGCCGTACGCATCCTCCGTACGAACCCGAAGGCCGCCGCGGGATCGGCCGGCGAACTCGAAGCCGCCCTCACGGCCCACCCCGAACGCCGCGACATGGCCCAGGAGTTGACCACCAGAGCGCTCTCCGCCCTCTCCACGGTCAACATCCGCGAGTCCTGCACTCCAAACCGAACTGATGCCCTCACCTTGGATTCCTTCGTCCATGAAGGGGGCACGCTTTATGTGGTGGGTGAATCCATCGAGGACCCCCGAGCCAACCCGGGCGCCATGCCACTGTTGACGGCCCTCGCCGCAAGCGTGGTCGAGCGCGGCCGGCGCATGGCCGAACGGTCATCCTCCGGTCGCCTCGACCCACCAATGACGCTCGTCCTGGACGACGTCGCCGCCGTGGCTCCGCTCCCCCAGCTGCCGGAGCTGCTGGCCACCGGAGCGGACCGGGGCATGCCGTCCCTGGCCCTGCTCCGGTCCCGCGAACAGGCCCGCTCCCGCTGGCCGCACGACGAACTGCCCGTCTGA
- a CDS encoding ATP-binding protein — MRDPLSVLTEAFTSFLFGKVETTRLPVRTSTGQAQAVYLPTAAPGLGDSGVIIGREVYSGKGYIYDPFQLYGQQLPAPHWLVLGESGNGKSALEKTYVLRQLRFRDRQVVVLDAQGEDGVGEWNLIAQELGITPIRLDPMAALDHGIRLNPLDPSITTTGQLALLRTIIEVAMGHGLDERSGFALKVAHAYVNETIVERQPVLSDIVEQLRHPEPESAEAMNVAIDDVRAWGLDVALVLDRLVDGDLRGMFDGPTTVGIDLDAPLIVFDLSHIDRNSIAMPILMAIVGVWLEHTWIRPDRKKRIFLVEEAWHIINSPFVAQLFQRLLKFGRRLGLSFVAVVHHLSDVVDGAAAKEAAAILKMASTRTIYAQKADEARSTGRVLGLPRWAVEIIPSLTPGIAVWDVNGNVQVVKHLITETERPLVFTDRAMTEAATDLTDDALHAAELEAEERAAAFVEQHLGDSESTVA; from the coding sequence ATGCGGGACCCGCTGTCCGTCCTCACCGAGGCCTTCACGTCCTTCCTCTTCGGGAAGGTCGAGACGACCCGGCTGCCGGTGCGCACGTCCACGGGCCAGGCCCAGGCGGTCTACCTCCCCACCGCCGCCCCCGGCCTCGGCGACTCGGGCGTCATCATCGGCCGCGAGGTGTACTCCGGAAAGGGCTACATCTACGACCCCTTCCAGCTCTACGGCCAGCAGCTCCCCGCCCCCCACTGGCTGGTCCTCGGCGAGTCCGGCAACGGCAAGTCGGCCCTGGAGAAGACGTACGTCCTACGGCAGCTGCGCTTCCGCGACCGCCAGGTCGTCGTCCTCGACGCCCAGGGCGAGGACGGCGTCGGCGAGTGGAACCTCATCGCGCAGGAGCTGGGGATAACTCCCATCCGCCTCGACCCGATGGCCGCCCTGGACCACGGCATCCGCCTCAACCCCCTCGACCCGTCGATCACGACGACCGGCCAGCTCGCGCTGCTCCGCACGATCATCGAGGTCGCGATGGGGCACGGCCTGGACGAGCGCTCCGGCTTCGCGCTCAAGGTGGCGCACGCCTACGTCAACGAGACGATCGTCGAACGCCAGCCGGTGCTGAGCGACATCGTCGAGCAGCTACGGCACCCCGAGCCGGAGTCGGCCGAGGCGATGAACGTCGCCATAGACGACGTACGGGCGTGGGGCCTGGACGTGGCGCTGGTCCTGGACCGTCTGGTCGACGGTGACCTCAGGGGCATGTTCGACGGCCCCACCACGGTCGGCATCGACCTCGACGCGCCCCTCATCGTGTTCGATTTGTCCCACATCGACCGCAACTCGATCGCCATGCCGATCCTGATGGCGATCGTCGGCGTATGGCTGGAGCACACCTGGATCCGCCCCGACCGGAAGAAGCGCATCTTCCTGGTCGAGGAGGCCTGGCACATCATCAACAGCCCCTTCGTGGCCCAGCTCTTCCAGCGCCTGCTGAAGTTCGGCCGCCGGCTCGGCCTGTCCTTCGTCGCCGTCGTCCACCACCTCTCGGACGTGGTCGACGGCGCGGCGGCGAAGGAGGCGGCCGCGATCCTGAAAATGGCCTCGACCAGGACGATCTACGCCCAGAAGGCCGACGAGGCGAGGTCGACGGGCCGGGTGCTCGGCCTCCCGCGCTGGGCCGTGGAGATCATCCCCAGCCTCACCCCGGGCATCGCGGTGTGGGACGTCAACGGCAATGTCCAGGTCGTCAAACACCTGATCACCGAGACCGAGCGCCCCCTGGTCTTCACCGACCGCGCGATGACCGAAGCGGCCACCGACCTCACCGACGACGCGCTGCACGCCGCCGAGCTGGAGGCCGAGGAGCGGGCGGCGGCCTTCGTGGAGCAACACCTGGGCGACTCCGAGTCGACGGTGGCGTAG
- a CDS encoding SCO6880 family protein: protein MTTQSHVSHPVTPRRTYLIGRARPNAIVGRNRETGEIALIIAGAFLGMMCGLLVPVLSLRIVLLMGFPMLALAAVYVPYKQRTIYKWFEINRSYKRTLRQGTAYRSAAMEAGTALDGREVEVGPPPGIGRINWLAAPFGPDEIAVLLHADRRTVTAAIEIEGPGVGLRDSEDQEALVDRFGTLLKHVANGDGFVTRLQMLARTLPADPDAHAKDVAVRGDDRSPAWLQQSYDQLQSMVSTSSEQHRAYLVACMHYTRELAAEAIAMARAARPHGGGKVDRDAGLAVVMARELTDICSRLQEADIRVRQPLGQGRLSSLIHSMYDPDHPIDHIQAMTKRNAWPAELDAMEPTFLQAKTRESTTRAPWCHATAWVKEWPMTPVGVNFLAPLLVHTPDVIRTVAVTMDLEPTEVAIERMLTEKTNDEAEASRAAKMNRTVDPRDVAAHNRLDQRGEDLASGAAGVNLVGYITVSSRSPESLARDKRTIRASAGKSYLKLEWCDREHHRAFVNTLPFATGIRR, encoded by the coding sequence TTGACGACTCAGTCCCATGTGTCCCATCCGGTCACGCCCCGCCGTACATATCTGATCGGCCGCGCCCGGCCGAACGCGATCGTCGGCCGCAACCGTGAGACCGGCGAGATCGCGCTGATCATCGCGGGCGCGTTCCTCGGCATGATGTGCGGACTCCTCGTCCCCGTCCTGTCCCTGCGCATCGTGCTGCTCATGGGCTTCCCGATGCTCGCGCTGGCCGCGGTCTACGTGCCGTACAAGCAGCGGACCATCTACAAGTGGTTCGAGATCAACCGCAGCTACAAGCGCACCCTGCGCCAGGGCACCGCCTACCGCTCCGCCGCCATGGAGGCCGGCACCGCACTCGACGGCCGCGAGGTCGAGGTCGGCCCGCCGCCGGGCATCGGCCGCATCAACTGGCTGGCCGCCCCGTTCGGCCCCGACGAGATCGCCGTACTGCTGCACGCCGACCGCCGCACCGTCACCGCCGCCATCGAGATCGAGGGCCCGGGCGTCGGCCTGCGCGACTCCGAGGACCAGGAAGCCCTCGTCGACCGCTTCGGCACCCTGCTGAAGCATGTCGCCAACGGCGACGGCTTCGTGACCCGCCTTCAGATGCTCGCACGCACCCTCCCCGCCGACCCGGACGCCCACGCCAAGGACGTCGCCGTACGCGGCGACGACCGCTCCCCGGCCTGGCTGCAGCAGTCGTACGACCAACTCCAGTCCATGGTGTCGACGAGCAGCGAGCAGCACCGCGCCTACCTCGTCGCCTGTATGCACTACACCCGCGAACTGGCCGCCGAGGCCATCGCGATGGCCCGCGCCGCCCGCCCGCACGGCGGCGGCAAGGTCGACCGGGACGCGGGCCTCGCGGTCGTCATGGCGCGCGAGCTGACCGACATCTGCTCGCGCCTGCAGGAGGCCGACATCCGGGTACGGCAGCCGCTCGGCCAGGGGCGGCTGTCGTCGCTCATCCACTCCATGTACGACCCGGACCACCCGATCGACCACATCCAGGCGATGACGAAGCGCAACGCCTGGCCGGCCGAGCTCGACGCCATGGAACCGACGTTCCTCCAGGCGAAGACCCGGGAGTCCACCACCCGCGCCCCCTGGTGCCACGCCACCGCCTGGGTGAAGGAGTGGCCGATGACCCCGGTGGGCGTCAACTTCCTGGCGCCCCTCCTCGTCCACACCCCGGACGTCATCCGCACGGTCGCCGTCACCATGGACCTCGAACCCACCGAGGTCGCCATCGAGCGCATGCTCACCGAGAAGACCAACGACGAGGCCGAGGCCAGCCGCGCCGCCAAGATGAACCGCACCGTCGACCCCCGCGACGTCGCCGCCCACAACCGCCTCGACCAGCGCGGAGAAGACCTCGCGAGCGGCGCGGCCGGAGTCAACCTGGTCGGCTACATCACCGTCTCCTCCCGCTCCCCCGAGTCGCTGGCGCGCGACAAGCGGACCATCCGGGCGTCCGCCGGAAAGTCGTATCTGAAGCTGGAGTGGTGCGACCGCGAGCACCACCGGGCATTCGTGAACACACTCCCCTTCGCCACCGGCATTCGGAGGTAG
- a CDS encoding MarR family winged helix-turn-helix transcriptional regulator, protein MTPSSEPATESATREGSLLLDDQLCFALYAASRAVTARYRPLLDELGLTYPQYLVMLVLWERDSISVRDLGSALQLESSTLSPLLKRLEAGGLLRRERRRDDERSVAIRLTEAGAELRDRAGDVPLAIGEAMGLTPRQDAQAKQLLRLLTTNVTGNHPH, encoded by the coding sequence ATGACCCCATCGTCCGAACCGGCCACCGAATCGGCCACCCGGGAAGGCTCCCTCCTCCTGGACGACCAGCTCTGCTTCGCGCTCTACGCCGCCTCCCGCGCCGTGACGGCGCGCTACCGCCCCCTCCTCGACGAGCTGGGCCTGACCTACCCCCAGTACCTGGTCATGCTCGTCCTCTGGGAACGGGACTCGATCTCCGTACGCGATCTGGGCAGCGCCCTCCAACTGGAGTCCAGCACCCTGTCACCGCTGCTCAAGCGCCTCGAAGCCGGCGGCCTGCTGCGCCGCGAGCGCCGCCGGGACGACGAACGCTCGGTCGCCATCCGCCTCACCGAGGCCGGCGCCGAACTCCGCGACCGCGCCGGCGACGTCCCCCTCGCGATCGGCGAGGCGATGGGCCTGACCCCCCGACAGGACGCCCAGGCCAAACAACTCCTGCGCCTGCTGACGACGAACGTCACAGGGAACCACCCCCACTGA
- a CDS encoding alpha/beta hydrolase, translated as MTDTANPVRPVLEPAAQAFVEATANPPYLFDLGPAEGRKTVDEVQSGEIAKPDVDEEWVTVTGGPTGEVRARIVRPAGATGTLPVIVYIHGAGWVFGNAHTHDRLVRELAVGTGAAVVFPEYDLSPEARYPVAVEQSYAVAQWVVREGASNGLDAGRIAVAGDSVGGNMSAALTLLAKERGDVPLVQQVLFYPVTDASFDTGSYRQFAEGFFLRRDAMQWFWDQYTTDAAERARITASPLRAGVEQLKGLPPALVITAEADVLRDEGEAYANKLREAGVPVTAVRYQGIIHDFVMLNALRETRAAQAAIGQAISVLREAFGVR; from the coding sequence ATGACCGACACCGCCAACCCCGTCCGTCCCGTCCTGGAGCCCGCCGCCCAGGCTTTCGTCGAGGCCACCGCGAATCCGCCGTACCTGTTCGACCTGGGGCCGGCCGAGGGGCGCAAGACCGTCGACGAGGTGCAGTCCGGGGAGATCGCCAAGCCGGACGTCGACGAGGAGTGGGTCACCGTCACCGGCGGGCCGACCGGCGAGGTCAGGGCCCGGATCGTCCGACCGGCCGGGGCCACCGGGACGCTCCCGGTGATCGTCTACATCCATGGCGCGGGCTGGGTCTTCGGCAACGCGCACACCCATGACCGGCTCGTGCGCGAACTGGCCGTGGGGACGGGTGCTGCGGTCGTCTTCCCCGAGTACGACCTCTCGCCCGAGGCGCGCTACCCCGTCGCCGTCGAGCAGAGCTACGCCGTGGCCCAGTGGGTCGTCCGCGAGGGCGCGAGCAACGGCCTGGACGCCGGGCGCATCGCCGTGGCCGGGGACTCGGTGGGCGGCAACATGAGTGCCGCGCTGACGCTGCTGGCCAAGGAGCGCGGCGATGTTCCGCTGGTGCAGCAGGTGCTCTTCTACCCGGTCACCGACGCGTCGTTCGACACCGGGTCCTATCGGCAGTTCGCCGAGGGGTTCTTCCTGCGCCGGGACGCCATGCAGTGGTTCTGGGACCAGTACACGACCGACGCGGCCGAGCGGGCCCGGATCACGGCGAGTCCGCTGCGCGCCGGCGTCGAGCAGCTGAAGGGGTTGCCGCCGGCGCTGGTCATCACCGCCGAGGCCGATGTGCTGCGCGACGAGGGAGAGGCCTATGCGAACAAGCTGCGGGAGGCTGGTGTGCCGGTCACCGCGGTGCGGTATCAGGGCATCATCCACGACTTCGTGATGCTCAACGCGCTGCGGGAGACACGGGCGGCGCAGGCCGCCATCGGGCAGGCGATCAGTGTCCTGCGGGAGGCGTTCGGCGTCCGTTGA
- a CDS encoding TetR/AcrR family transcriptional regulator, translating to MVRMPETRPYHHGDLRAALLAAAERTLREKGVASLSLRELAREVGVSHAAPGRHFKDKQALLNALALAGYDRLGRALGAADDPALAVEPRLTALARAYLGFAIDNAELLELMYARKHDPDASEQMAAAVERTVGSLERVLGDAQKRGEIIEGDPEELNLVTGAALHGMAAFIAGGWLTPEAALEGVEGLVHHLLHGLRPR from the coding sequence ATGGTCCGCATGCCCGAGACCCGCCCCTACCACCACGGAGACCTGCGCGCCGCCCTGCTCGCGGCAGCGGAACGCACCCTGCGTGAGAAGGGCGTCGCCTCCCTCTCGCTGCGCGAACTGGCCCGCGAGGTCGGCGTCAGCCACGCCGCCCCGGGCCGGCACTTCAAGGACAAGCAGGCCCTGCTCAACGCCCTGGCGCTGGCCGGCTACGACCGGCTCGGGCGGGCACTGGGCGCCGCCGACGACCCCGCGCTGGCAGTGGAACCCCGGCTCACCGCCCTGGCCCGCGCCTACCTCGGCTTCGCCATCGACAACGCCGAGCTCCTGGAGCTCATGTACGCCCGCAAGCACGACCCGGACGCCTCGGAGCAGATGGCCGCCGCCGTCGAGCGCACGGTCGGCAGCCTCGAACGCGTCCTGGGGGACGCCCAGAAACGCGGCGAGATCATCGAGGGCGACCCCGAGGAGCTCAACCTCGTCACGGGCGCCGCCCTCCACGGCATGGCCGCCTTCATCGCGGGCGGCTGGCTGACGCCGGAGGCGGCCCTGGAGGGCGTGGAGGGCCTGGTCCACCACTTGCTGCACGGCCTGAGGCCGCGCTGA